One Acropora palmata chromosome 2, jaAcrPala1.3, whole genome shotgun sequence genomic window, tttttctacTTTTTGGGCTCCTTCTGTATTCCTTCTGGCAACTCAAATTCAATTATTGGTGACATAATATTATCTTTCTTAGTTAGTCAGCAAAAGGCAACGATTTTAATTTCGAGCCATGCCATTTACTCCACATCATAAGCTtccataatattattatgatacAGACACACGAACTATAGAAAGGAGCATTTTTAAGAATGAAAGTCGTGGAAGTCATGAACAGTTCTTTaacagaaacaaaaggaaatccCGAAAATTCATGTTTGAAGTAAGATTCTAACCGGTCATATCTGCAATAACAGATCTCCTCTATTACTGGTTGGTTTGAGTTCACACAAGATTGTTTTCTGAATAAGGCTTTGTACTGTAGCTTGCATTTTAATGTATTCATGTAATTACATAGTGGTTCACTGTGTGTAGATGGCTAGACATTTTTGTCACTTCATTTTTACCTTGAAGCAATTGCCAACGGCTGTTATGCATGATTTTACTTACTGTACACATCAAAAACGTCCACTGCACATTTCTTGGACCAATTTCTCACCCTAGTGTGAAAGATGGGcacataataataaagttattctTGAGTGacaaattaatgttttcaaaaagtgaaaGTGTGAGGAAGTGCTTGTGTCATTGCATGTTTTATATggatattatgtgaactgcggacatgcaaatgaattgaaggtgtgatcatcgcagttgtgtttgtgatttaagcaatcgcaattaagcccgaaaaatgttttctgggcttcaacgggattcgaacccatggcctctgcgtcAGCGCTGCAGTGCactaccaactgagctatgaagacccataATTATgttgggagcaggccaatttgttgaattcatcgtacccgtgaaaggaatgaaacatatgaatgttatgtgaactgcggacactGGTAGAGCACggcagcgctaacgcagaggccatgggttcgaatcccgttgaagcccctaaaacatttttcaggcttaattgcgattgcttaaatcgcaaacacaactgcgatgatcacaccttcagtTCATTGCATCTTTTGTTACAAGAGTTGATACCATATACTTCACCAGAGGAAGTTGCACCTCTGGTCACTATTTAATTCATCCATTGTAACTGCAAACAGTTAACAAAAGTATGATACTTACGGCTTTAGGAACAATTTTATTGATCTGAGTTTCAGCTCTTAggcagaaatgaaaaaaaaaattggtttttagGCCTTGAAAACAGGAGGTCAACTTATTTTTCATGGGTGAATATGGTTAATGTGGTAAAAGAGGAGTCAAAATGAATCCTGCTGTGTCATTGCATTATTAGATCCTAAGAAAAAGATATATTTtgcaaattgaaatgaaacttGCTTAATATCTTTACAGATATTGAGAAATGAATTGACCTTTACATTTAAGAAAGCTGGAATAGAAATTTTTTAACTGTGAGACTATCACTACTTAGCAGGATTTACTGTAATTTCTAAACAAATTTACTGTGGTGTGGTGCTGGTGGAgcaaaaattttgttagcaaACAAGCtcataagggtcaaattaccaccctGAAAAGATAATAAGGCAAAcatttcaagtgttagccTTTCCTGAGAGCAAGAAAAAAGCTTCATAATCTTTCCACAATGGAAATATACTGTAAGTGTGATGTTTGTCAAtttgtttgacaccaaatttgcATGCATGCTCCTAGggcataattattatttatggtCTGTTTTGTACTCTTATTTTTCATTGCATACAGGTTCAGAAGTCAGTGGACAATAAGTTTAAAACAGCCATTGAGAGGTACAGAGACGATGTGGATTTACAGAATGCTATTGATGCAGTCCAGGAGAACGTATGTATTGGTAGAGATGCCTTACTCCTCATGGTGACAGTtttacaaaattcaaattcttcAAGTGCACGCTACTGTGCAGTGTGAAAAACGGAACAAACTCTTTTCATTGGTTGTTTTGTGGCGAACAATAATTAGTGATTAAGTCTGAAACTTGGATGGCTTAACAAATGGTTACCTATCAGATGCTTACTGTAAGAGAGAAGCCTTCTGTCTTTACTACATACAAGTGAAAGAGCATATACAACTGATCAAATGATGTCCAATCTTAAAGATTCaataatctttttcttttttatttatttatttattattattattatttttttggaaagaaaaattcaatagCATCAATGGCTACATTGCAAATTCTGTGTTGCTGACATTTTGAAGTGATGGGCATAAATTCGCCTACTGTATTTTGCAGTTCCAGTGTTGTGGAAGTACAGATCTCAATGACTGGGATATCAATCGCTATTTCAAGTGTGGTGGACGCTCCCCAGAACAATGTGGTGTTCCTTATTCTTGTTGTGTTCGGAAACTAGATGAGGTactttaataaataatttatttatgaaggtaaaaatgtaaaattaatgatgttgACTTCAAAACTAGTATGGACCTTTTGCTGTAAATGTTATTTATTCTGGGTTTTTTGtagatttgttgtttttccattgtgcagacaacactttttttttaagtctagcacattacttttttttttttaactttttttttatataaattataataaatttatttcttacaAACACTATACAAAACAGGTAGACTAATGCATCAGATTACTAAATTACATCTATTCTACTTACAGGTTTTTAACAGAGAAAGGAAAGATTTCCGTACATACAGCATAAAACTTGTTCATTTGACCTTTTGATGGTCAAAATTTGTACAATGATCTTATTCTTAACAAAGTCTAAAAACTGAGATAGGCTTAAAGTTTTTAGCTGAAGCCTTTGTAAAAAAATGTATCTGTTAcctaacaaaataattatggttattaattttagtcTGCAACTGAGTACCTACTGAAGTATACATACATGAAGTATACATACACATGGTTTGCAATTTGAATAAACAGTGTCTCCCTTTAGAATCTCCTTGTGTGTTTATCAGCTGTAGTTTTTACCTGTGTTTTGCTATAGATATACTTTTTTAATCTTGGATTGTGTGATTTGCCTTTCGTAGAGACCAAACGTTCAATGTGGATGGCATGCCAGAGAGCAACATGTAAGTAACATATCAGGGTTGGGTCTTTTTGGCTCAGTCtcgttgttttgtttatgttgctgttgttgttcatttttcaTGTGTATCATGTGTATGGCAGAACCATATAGGTACAAAATATTACTGAAGCTCTGTTGTAGACATAAGACCTACGGCcgaaacattaatttttattaacgcttttgttttacatttttttatattttgttgttcttggtctctttaattttttttcttttctttcttgttcttttatttttgttgttgctgttatttttttcctatctTTTCAAAATTCCTTGATATGATCATACTCCTTTGTGCCTTTTCTTCTGTTGACAGCGCTTGGCCCTGAAAGGCAAGATTTACATCACAGGCTGCTTAGACGCTGTCTTGGAGTGGTTTAGAAATCATTTGGTTATCGTCGCTGCCGTAGCTGTGGCATTTGCCTTCCCAGAAGTAAGTATCTTATGTAGcagataaaatatgagcgggAGATCTGTATTGGTGTTTACAATGGCGAGCCATTGTAAACACCTATACAGATTGTAAACACCTGTACCGATCAGATAAACACCCTGTAAACACCTTGTAAACGCCCATATTTTATCGTACTTGTGAAATGCAACAATATGAGAGATCTGTAGCCAAAGTGAATGAATCCTAATTAGCTCAGTAGGagtctgtatcaaaagtttgATGTTAATCATTCATCAACCCCaattgatttgtattggggtttagagaggtgcacatgtgactcaaaCACTGCTTATTGATTGGTCATAACTCTTTTGAATtgttaatgaattttaaaGGATGATACACAGTACACTCGTTCCCGAACGGCCAATAGGAGGACGAGATTTTAAGTCTGGCTGTAGCTACGCTTGAGGAGTGTTGATCATTAGCCCTGTACAACGGTTCTAAAAATACCTTGTTTACTAAAGATACTAAAAGATATATGTCTCAATtacatttgaaataaaattttcttttcctttcaacaTCATCGATAGGAAGAAGATTGAGCCTTCCTTACGAGTTTGCAAACTATCGATCTATATATAATTGATgttaaaacattaatttcgtgtattttaattgcagattgaaatgaatgtcTTTGGTCCTCGTAGATTTTAGCGCTAGTTAACCTGAAGCGAGAAAGGCCTAAACGGGAATTCGAACCCCGACTTCTGCGATGCCAGTACAGTGCTCCACCGGgtttgagctatcaggccaactgggaaaaactggcgcgagtcttttaagccaatcattaagcgtagcaatcgcaatcacgtaattactttcaacagtcatttgaaaactgctctatacaGTCATTTAAATAATGCTCTAACGAGATTCACATGACTTCTCTCTCAGGTTGTTGGAATTATAATGACACATTTATTCATCAAACAGATCAAGGAACAGATAGAAGCGTGGAACAATCCACAAACCTTCAAATACAGACCCAGTCAGGAAGTGAATGGACGCAGCGGACCATTCTATTAACCTTTTCACTTATTGGCTCATTTTTTCTAAGAAAGTACTTCCCTGCGATGCTTAAGAATATTGCTCAAACCATATAATGTTTTGctgtattttcaatttttagagAAAGTCAGGCGAAGCTTGTGATAGTTGTGAGTGTTTGTTGGGTTCACCTTTTGCGTACTTTCTATGCATCAAGTCTAGATATCTGCTCTTTGGAAAACAcattactttttaattttttagtttccaacaagtttaaaatttgCTTGGAATATCATGTGCATTTAAATAGAATggtttttttgctgtttgatCTTTAATGAACTAGCCGACAGGAGCAGATACCTTTGCTTTGCCTCTAATGAACAGAATGAAACAGCTTCAACAGAGAACAATTTTCTGGTAACCTGATTTTGAAGTGGGAACATTGGTCCATTTCTATAAGTGATCGTTgaaaaagcaaatcaaatgaGTTGACAGAAATGAGACAGTTCTAAGTCAGTGCGTCTTTGTATAAATGTTGTTAGTCGCgatttgtttttgtcgttTCCACACAGatactgaaatttttttagttttttgatggatattttcaaaaaagataCGCTTTGCATGAGGAGTCACTTATATTGTGACGCAGTATCGCTTTGAAACTTGTATCTCCCAATAAAACAATGCGTTTCTTTTTACCGCAAGACAAGCGGTCGAGAAATGTGCGTAAAAGGGACGAAGTCTCCTGCGAAGGCTCGATGCTTTTCACGCGTACTTCTATCCTTTATACACAGGAAAGCGCTCGAGTTCGCAGCCGTTTTCTGTGAAAGGTATTGTCAAACGACTATTTTCACCCAGaaagagaaatgttttttgtatCTCCCCAAGTCAAGAGGAGGCGTTTGAATGTGAACCGTTTCAATCTGGGAATCGGAATTTGGACGGAAAAAACActgaactttaaaaaatggcTAATAGGGAATTTACCAGAGAGATCTATAAAAATTCGAACTGATCGGCGCGTTATGGACTACCAATATTCGACTCGAATTTCAAATATGGCAAATACAAGTCGGGCGATACCCTCTAAAATAAACACCCAATATTAGAATAATGACACGAGTTTAAAAGGTcacaaaaatggccattttgcaaagcctacaTTAgcgcaaaatggtcaaaaatggcctattttggaaaataacttcaaaatgccaaaaacatgcgaaaaatgACTCTACTACCACATTAGTTCCATacagaaaacaacaaagaatatatatatattacttAGATACAAGGAGGAAATTAAGCGCGGttcctctggacgtggcgcctcAGCGTCATACCGaacgatgttccccgagatttcggcccaaTGGTCACTTTTGAAGCCAGGTCTTCAGATGTCTGTCACCAGGAAGTGACGGAGAGAAATTACGGCCTCTAGACCATAACTATGTGaaagatccctttcatccactcgggtCAATTCTTAAAAACAAGTTATTTctctaaatatatatatatatatatatatttatatatttagtTCACTAGGCTCAGGTTTAAGcatttgagcactctggcatgactgagatgttaccacatgcgtgggacactcgaggtggCTTAAAACGCTCACCTTCATCCCAGACACCAGCACttcactgatgaggcccagaaggccgtaacagtactgtctgcagttatatatatatatatatatagatataggTATAAAGATATAGTATACAACGATCCCCCGAatgggaggtgaatagtgaagcgtcgaggtatatatccaccgctcttcaccggcCCTGAGGCGGGTacttgttttagtatttaccaaatcagatggataaaaaaacgctttttcaatttcttcctctgaagctttcgcgaaacgacgcgccatttttctctccgttcgcaaaacagtgaatatccaaggatattccgagttacgggagccaatcaaaacgcgcgaaaattactatccactgatttggtaaatactaaatatgGATATAGATACATAGATATAGATGTAGATAGTCGGTATAGATATAGATAGATgcaacgtgcaacccgattggtccagccaaattattacaatctatttgattggacaattcaaacccgtgaagtgatatgatatcatttcactcagtgaaatgatattatatcacttcacgggtatcattttcattcataatggtaattgaactgagtggagtgcaatttggtCTGAATCCATACGcgtgatttcaaaatcgaaaatctgattggttgttttgttttactgtcccattctcattggttgaaaaaaagatGCAATTTAGAGCAGAAAAAATGGTGCGATTTGGGAATAAATCGCACTGCtcagagccaatcagattgcaaggATCACCAGTGATTTAAAAATGGATTCAATGAACGGCTTTatcatatacatatatatatatatatttaacaattattcctcgagcccgaatgggctatgagtcaatagcccatgaggccgaaggccgaatgggctattgattcagaggctatgagggcgagaggaataattgttttagtaaaatccaactagttggtcaaaaaaatatcgagaataAACATCTttaaaagctttaaaagccacctcgagtttcccacaaatgtgataactcagtcctgccagagtgtcaaactagagtactctagtgagcatgcgcaattgcaaaatagcaaggactcatcatatatatataataacaaaatcaatgcacgcgtTGGGATGGTATATATCCActcgaagaattcgtaaatcactcgcctgcggctcgtgatttacaaattcttctcgtgttctaccaacatcccgcgtggtttatcagcctataaaccatgcAAACTTGTGGTCTATAGCTTAAATATATCTCAAAGTGTCCCAGTTACTTCTTCCGAGTGGTACGAAAAAGGTGGCCTGGTACGGTAGGCATTTGGCAACTGCGCATGTGCCATTCAGAAACACCGACTTGGAGCCCAAAGGTGAGAAAGAttgttcaagttattttgGCATCGAATACTGTATGTGCATGTGCGTATTAACAAAAAAGTACCCGAAGTTTTGTTATTCGTACTTGGTCAAAAACAATTAATCGGTGATTATCTCGTGCCTTAAAAGCtttagtcatttttttttttgtatgtgtTTCGCGAGCAAAATTGATAGTAAATGGCTGTAAAGAGTCAAGACAAAAGATCAATAACAACATCAGATTTAATCTATGCAAAAGAACGTTCAAGACTTCACAAGATTACCTTGTAATCCAACACtgagaatattttgaaaagatgGATTTTGGagctaagtttcagatacctgtcgccaggcagtgagtGTCTCGACCATATGTAACAGATCACTTTGATCCACTTCacggttcaatttttaataacAAGTCATTTCTCTCAACATATCAAAGTGAGCcggttatttcttccatgtgatTGCAAAGGCTCCAGGAAGAAtgctcaaaatggccaagttGAGGGGCTGAACTTGGCCAAATGCGAGAGATGTACGAAAAAGGACTTAATGACTACagtagagttcttctgtgatTATAAGGCGGCTCCAGAAATCAACTATCCTGCAATAATTCTTGAATgtcacattttctttttcctttataTCAATTAGGTACATTGGGACGATCCCTTAATTTCTCTCGCTACCTTACCCCTTACCCTGCATCAATCTTCGGGAATCTGGGCGTATTCCGAGATAAAATAGGAAATATCAAATGACAGACGCAAAAATAACATCGTCATTATGGCTGTTGTGATGGACATTTGGTTTCTCGCTCTTGTCCTCGGTGGATTTGTGGGAAGAAGTTCCTTTGGGAATAATCTGATTACTGAAGATGATTACTACCAGAGTAAGTTACTTAAAGAATGTTTGCAATTCCTATGCTTGCAATCGCGAGTGCTTGAGTTTGGATTGACCACAAGGTCAGTTATTGCGTTCATCGTCTATAATATCAGCCACAATTTACAGAAGCATGCTATCATTGGAAAATGATTGTATTGCATTTCGTAAATGGAATATTGTTGCTTTGCACCCGAACTGAAAGATGAGTTGAAGGagtttcaaaggaaaatatgtAACCAAGTTGGTTCGAGGGTCAACTCAATGGCAACATAGCTGTCAGACCACAAGCTGTGTGTTCGTCTGAAATATTCAGATGAACTTATTAGTGAACTGTGCACCGAATTGCGGCGTGAATTAAGCATTCTTTCAAGGTTTTCCCCCGattaatataaatatatatatatgtatatataaagcGCCACCGGTCATCCCGGTGGTATTTTTAACGATTCAAGTTACCCCTAAGTGACCGCATTAACCCCGTTATCTGGGATTTATGTAAGCAGTGAGAGAGTCCTCTTTGTTGTGATTCTTTCACTGCTGATTGACAATAGAGGAAGACGCTCATCGCCAGAAATTTAGGACACGAGACACCACGCGCGGCTACGCGCGGCAACCTGAAGACTGATCGGGACGCCGAAGTGTACAGAGATTTGTATGGGCATtcgagaaaaatggcaaatatctctttaagactcaaagaaaataaaaatgtgcaaCTGAACTATAATAGGTTGTTATATTATGGGGCTAACTATGTAAAGATTACAACAAAGTAAACgactttcatgtatatttttttcgattttcttcCAAGGGTAGCCGccgaaatttttgtaaggaATCGTGGGACATTTAACGAAATCGCGAAAACCGTTTGTTTGTAAACCGCGATTACTGGTGAAATAAgcttgatggaaaaaatgtgcaagt contains:
- the LOC141874402 gene encoding tetraspanin-33-like isoform X1 — encoded protein: MAQEGKVSRFLKYTLFVFNLLYWCIGGVMIGVGLWAVTQKSDYNTFSSISTDPAAVMVAVGGFIFIISFFGTVGALRENICFLKTYMIVMIIIVILEVIAGLLAFAFWPEVQKSVDNKFKTAIERYRDDVDLQNAIDAVQENFQCCGSTDLNDWDINRYFKCGGRSPEQCGVPYSCCVRKLDERPNVQCGWHAREQHRLALKGKIYITGCLDAVLEWFRNHLVIVAAVAVAFAFPEVVGIIMTHLFIKQIKEQIEAWNNPQTFKYRPSQEVNGRSGPFY
- the LOC141874402 gene encoding tetraspanin-33-like isoform X2, producing MAQEGKVSRFLKYTLFVFNLLYWCIGGVMIGVGLWAVTQKSDYNTFSSISTDPAAVMVAVGGFIFIISFFGTVGALRENICFLKTVQKSVDNKFKTAIERYRDDVDLQNAIDAVQENFQCCGSTDLNDWDINRYFKCGGRSPEQCGVPYSCCVRKLDERPNVQCGWHAREQHRLALKGKIYITGCLDAVLEWFRNHLVIVAAVAVAFAFPEVVGIIMTHLFIKQIKEQIEAWNNPQTFKYRPSQEVNGRSGPFY